One genomic region from Sphingobacterium multivorum encodes:
- a CDS encoding YdeI/OmpD-associated family protein has protein sequence MDENHLSRQSVWLVFYTKKSNIPSISWSEAVVEALCFGWIDSTRKTIDDSSYMQFFTKRKPESNWSKINKEKVKQLSESGRLTEAGLACVEVAKQNGSWAILDEVEDLIIPNDLEIAFEKHTGSREYFLSLSKSSRKIILGWIILVRKPETRQKRIAEVVESAALHLKPRHMR, from the coding sequence TTGGATGAAAACCATCTGTCCAGACAGTCAGTTTGGCTTGTCTTTTATACAAAAAAGTCGAATATTCCTTCAATAAGTTGGAGTGAGGCCGTTGTCGAAGCGCTTTGCTTCGGCTGGATTGACAGCACAAGAAAGACGATTGACGATTCCTCTTACATGCAATTTTTTACCAAACGTAAACCGGAAAGCAACTGGTCAAAAATCAACAAAGAAAAAGTTAAGCAACTCAGTGAAAGTGGGCGATTGACAGAGGCGGGTTTAGCATGCGTGGAAGTTGCAAAACAAAATGGATCATGGGCAATTTTAGATGAAGTTGAAGATCTGATCATTCCAAATGACTTAGAAATTGCTTTCGAAAAACATACTGGTTCGAGAGAATATTTTCTAAGTCTGAGCAAATCATCAAGAAAAATAATATTGGGCTGGATTATCCTCGTCAGAAAACCGGAAACTAGACAAAAGCGCATAGCTGAGGTTGTAGAAAGTGCAGCACTACATCTAAAACCAAGACATATGCGATAG
- a CDS encoding tetratricopeptide repeat protein, protein MAKGDKLYFKALEEASKNTEIGNSNALELLRKAIEKNNSKAQYALATWYLYGKNVKKDYKVAVKLLFDSSLQNNELACFDLAVCYESGFGVKKNTKKAFLFYSKAILLGEKQSIYEVGRCYYYGIGVNKNLELASVYLDIARLYGIET, encoded by the coding sequence ATGGCAAAAGGAGATAAATTATATTTTAAAGCTCTCGAAGAAGCGAGCAAAAATACTGAGATAGGAAATTCAAATGCACTTGAGTTATTACGGAAAGCGATCGAAAAGAATAACAGTAAAGCGCAATATGCTTTAGCGACTTGGTATCTATATGGGAAAAACGTTAAAAAAGATTATAAAGTAGCCGTGAAGCTCTTGTTCGATTCATCCCTTCAGAACAATGAACTGGCCTGTTTCGATTTAGCTGTTTGTTATGAGAGTGGTTTTGGAGTAAAAAAGAATACGAAAAAAGCTTTCTTATTTTATTCTAAAGCTATTTTACTTGGTGAGAAACAATCTATTTACGAGGTTGGTCGGTGCTATTATTATGGCATTGGGGTTAATAAAAATCTAGAGCTGGCTAGCGTTTATCTTGATATAGCTCGTTTGTATGGAATAGAAACCTAA
- a CDS encoding NINE protein, with amino-acid sequence MKDKTTAALMAFFLGGFGAHRFYLGQTGLGFLYLLFCWTLIPAVIALIDFIVFLAMSKESFDMKYNRVYFSQPIIHNYVPTSPIPQKDAANEIERLHGLMEKGILTQAEFEDAKRKLL; translated from the coding sequence ATGAAAGATAAAACAACCGCAGCTTTAATGGCATTTTTTCTTGGAGGATTTGGTGCACATAGATTTTACCTAGGGCAGACCGGATTAGGCTTCCTTTATCTCCTTTTCTGCTGGACGCTTATACCCGCAGTTATCGCTTTGATTGACTTTATCGTTTTTCTAGCAATGAGTAAAGAGAGTTTTGATATGAAATATAACCGTGTATATTTTTCGCAACCCATCATTCATAATTATGTGCCTACCTCCCCCATTCCCCAAAAGGATGCTGCAAATGAAATAGAGCGATTACATGGATTGATGGAAAAAGGAATACTTACACAAGCCGAATTTGAGGACGCAAAACGTAAGCTGCTTTAA
- the dapB gene encoding 4-hydroxy-tetrahydrodipicolinate reductase gives MKKVFIAGATGWVGKELSKAIVASSDYTLVGGLSRSEENLSDILGLDQAVIPLFDSIEKAIEKVDFDILVDFTSPKIAKKNIIASIKNGKNSIVGTSGLSDLEYEEIGSLAEEKNVSVLAAGNFSITAVLLQRFSETAAKYIDHFEIIDYASQKKVDAPSGTVAELAYRLSKIQKPVLDVPIENTIGYKETRGATINGIQVHAVRLPGHILGVETIFGMEDERLNIKHEAGSGAAPYLKGIFIALNKIDTFKGLKRGLDTVMDF, from the coding sequence ATGAAAAAAGTTTTTATAGCCGGAGCCACAGGTTGGGTCGGTAAAGAATTGAGCAAAGCGATCGTGGCTAGTTCAGATTATACATTAGTCGGTGGGCTATCAAGATCTGAAGAAAATTTATCGGACATTTTAGGTTTAGATCAAGCGGTAATTCCGCTATTTGATTCAATTGAAAAAGCAATTGAAAAGGTGGATTTTGATATTTTGGTTGATTTTACATCCCCAAAAATTGCAAAGAAAAATATTATAGCTTCAATTAAGAATGGAAAAAATAGTATTGTTGGTACATCGGGGCTTTCAGATCTGGAATATGAAGAGATCGGCTCGCTTGCAGAGGAAAAAAATGTATCTGTGTTAGCTGCTGGTAATTTTTCAATAACGGCTGTTTTATTGCAAAGATTTTCGGAAACTGCAGCAAAATATATTGATCACTTCGAAATAATAGACTATGCTTCCCAAAAGAAGGTAGATGCCCCAAGTGGAACAGTTGCTGAACTTGCCTATCGCCTTTCTAAGATTCAAAAACCAGTTTTGGATGTGCCTATAGAAAACACCATTGGTTATAAAGAAACGAGGGGAGCTACAATCAATGGCATTCAAGTCCACGCAGTTCGCCTTCCGGGTCATATACTCGGTGTCGAAACAATCTTTGGTATGGAAGACGAAAGACTGAATATTAAACACGAAGCAGGAAGCGGCGCAGCACCTTATCTTAAAGGCATTTTTATAGCTTTAAATAAAATAGACACATTTAAGGGACTCAAACGCGGCTTGGACACAGTAATGGATTTCTAA
- a CDS encoding DUF6443 domain-containing protein has protein sequence MKKKILTLFSLVVASLVQGQVLPKDTTLIAYTNQTSIRALNSITLKDGFYIPSGKNVTIGISAFPNLVSTPTVGQNYILTKSFRVGGVTPQTVNATRSIADENQTVQYFDGLGRPSQSIQLMASPTYKDIVQHIEYDEFGREAIKYLPYVKNVTGNGSFNANAKADQLTYYSKTNTWEMDIAKTDYPFAVSLFDNSPLNRIEEQGFPGAAWQLPVDRNLVTSAMTSGRTLVIENGTNGVNDVKLWTVDASGNGANATFYGVGQLNRTTTKDENWVKADGRAGTIDEYKDFDGRAILKRQWNINPQTKVVYPLETYFIYDNLGNLRYVLPPAVSVIAFTETASDPNFDKYIYAYKYDGRKRIIKKKIPGKGWEYMVYNKNDQVVFKRDAEQLKRNEWSFTKYDAFGRIVMRGVEVGHVGDNQEALRQALTNFNGPLWEERGDALESYTNNTIPQNTANMTVLEVNYYDSYDNISGLPFTDHAAYSKKLKTLLTASKTRILGSTEWLWKVNHYDDYARIVDLRSTNHLDGTDVVTNTYSFAGELLTSTRVHTPQSGTAAKIVTTNDYDHVGRLFATKEKIGAQVEVVLMSNRYNEIGQLRTRYMGKVATEPGYVDTTNYTYHERGWTKRIASNNFTQSFMYEDGTGRQYNGNISALSWRFAPGATTSTFNYTYDRTGRLLSGVSTPAGATSMSEVVDYDDMGNIKTLKRDALTTTAYTYNGNKLTGLTGGLSGNYTYDDNGNAKTDRTGMAYTYNYLNLPQTAIKAGANVTFLYDAAGKKLQKLSKIGTTSIVTTTRDYLDGIEYNNGTIEIIHNSTGYALKSGNNFIYHYNLTDNLGNIRTTVKRGTSAIAVDVVQRDNYYPFGKRKVVVGGYNKYLYNGKEIQGELGETYDYGARFYDAEVGRWSVVDPAAEIYQSYSPYNYVLNSPIGKLDPNGMWEKNDYGGWSTNDPEDIAEFLLQNQGKDKGEDPPKKRNQENKGTEKKDDKKKEAENTSLKKGNVGKDKAMSTAFTIALGTSTLDGPFPFGEIVGGVIIGGTAAYVYSSDIVDQWDASSTASLGVDFFLGTNFNNVFTGKFENLFSAEHTKGARPSTLSKHQRGQSRRAVDRGGEKGESLPPRKRPPNWKGPWPPKK, from the coding sequence ATGAAAAAGAAAATTTTAACACTATTTTCCCTTGTTGTAGCGAGCCTTGTCCAGGGGCAAGTATTACCCAAGGATACTACATTGATTGCCTATACCAATCAGACAAGTATCCGTGCACTAAATAGTATTACGCTTAAGGACGGGTTTTATATCCCGTCTGGAAAGAATGTTACGATAGGCATTTCCGCATTTCCAAACCTAGTGAGTACTCCCACTGTTGGTCAAAATTACATATTGACCAAATCTTTTCGTGTTGGAGGTGTGACACCTCAAACCGTGAATGCAACACGTAGTATTGCTGACGAAAACCAAACGGTCCAATATTTCGATGGGCTAGGTAGGCCGAGTCAATCAATCCAGCTGATGGCGAGCCCGACCTATAAAGATATTGTTCAACATATCGAATACGACGAATTTGGGCGTGAGGCCATCAAATATTTGCCCTACGTCAAAAATGTGACCGGAAATGGATCATTTAATGCAAATGCAAAAGCGGATCAACTGACCTATTATTCAAAAACAAATACATGGGAAATGGATATCGCCAAGACGGATTATCCTTTTGCTGTGTCATTATTTGATAACAGTCCACTTAATCGGATAGAGGAACAAGGATTCCCGGGGGCTGCTTGGCAGTTGCCTGTAGATCGAAACTTGGTCACTTCTGCGATGACGAGTGGTAGGACTTTGGTGATCGAGAATGGTACCAATGGAGTAAATGACGTTAAGCTTTGGACTGTCGACGCATCTGGTAATGGTGCTAACGCTACATTTTATGGCGTAGGACAGCTTAATCGTACAACTACTAAAGATGAGAATTGGGTGAAAGCAGACGGCCGGGCAGGCACAATAGATGAATATAAAGATTTCGACGGCCGGGCTATACTTAAGCGGCAATGGAATATCAATCCACAGACCAAGGTCGTATATCCTCTGGAAACCTACTTTATCTATGATAATTTGGGGAACCTTAGATATGTGCTACCACCGGCTGTATCGGTAATCGCTTTTACCGAAACTGCTAGTGATCCTAACTTTGATAAATATATCTATGCCTATAAATATGATGGTCGTAAACGGATTATAAAGAAAAAAATTCCGGGTAAAGGCTGGGAGTATATGGTCTACAATAAAAACGATCAAGTAGTTTTTAAACGTGATGCCGAGCAGCTTAAGCGAAATGAGTGGAGTTTTACAAAATACGATGCCTTTGGTCGGATCGTGATGAGAGGGGTGGAGGTAGGGCATGTGGGCGATAATCAAGAAGCACTTCGACAAGCATTAACAAACTTTAATGGACCGCTGTGGGAAGAACGGGGTGATGCGTTGGAAAGCTATACAAATAATACAATCCCCCAGAATACAGCTAATATGACCGTGCTGGAGGTCAACTATTATGATAGCTATGACAACATTTCAGGTCTACCTTTTACGGATCATGCCGCTTATAGCAAGAAATTAAAAACATTGCTTACAGCAAGTAAAACAAGGATTCTAGGCAGTACAGAATGGCTATGGAAAGTAAATCATTATGATGACTATGCGCGAATAGTGGATTTGCGAAGTACAAACCATCTTGACGGGACAGATGTCGTAACTAACACTTACAGTTTTGCAGGAGAACTTTTGACTAGTACACGCGTACATACGCCCCAATCCGGCACCGCAGCAAAAATCGTAACAACCAATGATTATGACCACGTGGGGCGGCTGTTTGCCACAAAAGAGAAGATAGGCGCACAGGTCGAAGTGGTACTTATGTCGAATCGTTATAATGAGATCGGTCAACTCCGAACCCGTTATATGGGTAAGGTGGCGACCGAACCGGGTTATGTTGATACGACCAACTATACCTATCACGAGCGCGGTTGGACGAAAAGGATTGCTTCGAACAATTTTACACAGTCGTTTATGTATGAAGATGGAACTGGACGGCAGTACAATGGTAACATTTCAGCATTGTCCTGGCGTTTTGCTCCTGGGGCAACGACAAGTACATTCAATTATACCTACGATAGAACTGGTCGACTTTTGAGCGGTGTAAGTACGCCGGCGGGAGCAACAAGTATGAGCGAAGTGGTAGATTATGATGACATGGGCAATATCAAGACACTTAAACGGGACGCGCTGACTACAACTGCCTATACTTATAATGGTAATAAGCTGACAGGACTGACGGGAGGGCTATCAGGCAATTATACCTATGACGATAATGGTAATGCAAAGACTGACCGAACAGGTATGGCATATACATATAATTATCTGAACCTGCCTCAAACGGCTATTAAAGCAGGTGCAAATGTAACCTTTCTATATGATGCCGCAGGTAAAAAGCTTCAGAAGTTATCGAAGATAGGGACGACGAGTATTGTAACGACCACAAGAGACTATTTGGATGGCATCGAATACAATAATGGCACTATCGAAATTATTCATAACTCTACTGGTTATGCACTAAAAAGCGGCAATAATTTTATTTACCACTACAACCTAACGGATAACTTGGGTAATATTCGTACGACAGTGAAGCGTGGGACGAGTGCTATAGCGGTAGATGTTGTGCAACGTGATAATTATTATCCGTTTGGCAAGCGTAAAGTTGTGGTCGGTGGGTATAATAAGTATCTTTACAATGGTAAGGAGATCCAGGGCGAGCTTGGTGAAACTTATGATTATGGGGCTCGTTTTTATGATGCGGAAGTTGGTAGGTGGTCCGTGGTCGATCCCGCAGCGGAAATCTATCAGTCCTATTCACCATACAATTATGTTCTTAATAGCCCAATCGGTAAATTAGATCCGAATGGGATGTGGGAGAAAAATGACTATGGAGGCTGGTCTACCAATGACCCTGAAGATATTGCCGAATTCCTTCTTCAAAATCAGGGGAAAGATAAGGGGGAAGACCCACCTAAGAAAAGAAATCAAGAAAATAAAGGAACTGAGAAGAAAGACGACAAGAAGAAAGAAGCTGAAAATACTTCCCTAAAAAAAGGAAATGTAGGTAAGGATAAAGCAATGTCTACAGCCTTTACTATTGCACTTGGTACTTCCACTCTTGATGGGCCCTTCCCATTTGGAGAAATAGTAGGAGGAGTGATTATAGGTGGAACAGCAGCCTATGTATACTCATCGGATATTGTCGATCAATGGGATGCGTCATCGACTGCCTCTTTAGGTGTTGACTTTTTTCTAGGTACTAACTTTAATAATGTGTTTACTGGAAAATTTGAAAATCTCTTTTCTGCAGAACACACCAAAGGAGCGAGACCAAGTACCTTAAGTAAGCATCAAAGAGGACAATCTAGAAGAGCAGTCGATAGGGGGGGAGAAAAAGGAGAATCTTTACCTCCAAGAAAAAGACCACCTAATTGGAAAGGGCCATGGCCCCCAAAAAAATAA
- a CDS encoding SHOCT domain-containing protein has product MEIFLGWIIFSLAVGAIGVNRNIGFAGAFFLSLFLSPVIGLIFTLVSKSDEQLRFETELLSHTKKQTDGILNAGHKSFTDELFKLKTLLDSGLISREEFESEKENLRRNAPIKKTVLALYCSQTPSMSGTLMVRVGDIGGFVTLPWSKNDAIDFNVQTDEVKVVISPKSVFASEKTVYLKTIKDEAAYYDIFEVYSRS; this is encoded by the coding sequence ATGGAAATATTTTTAGGATGGATTATCTTTTCGTTAGCAGTGGGTGCTATTGGCGTTAATAGAAATATAGGTTTTGCCGGAGCATTCTTTCTTTCATTATTCCTATCTCCGGTTATAGGACTCATTTTTACTCTGGTGTCTAAATCAGACGAGCAACTCAGATTTGAAACGGAATTGCTTTCACATACAAAAAAGCAAACCGATGGCATCTTAAATGCTGGTCATAAATCATTTACAGATGAGTTATTTAAACTTAAGACATTGTTGGACTCCGGTCTGATTAGCAGGGAGGAGTTCGAGTCGGAAAAGGAGAATTTAAGACGAAATGCCCCTATTAAGAAAACGGTACTCGCCTTATATTGCTCGCAGACTCCAAGTATGTCAGGAACACTTATGGTAAGGGTGGGGGATATAGGAGGTTTCGTTACTTTACCTTGGAGTAAGAATGATGCAATAGATTTTAATGTACAGACAGATGAAGTGAAGGTGGTGATTAGTCCTAAATCAGTATTCGCGAGCGAAAAGACCGTATATCTTAAAACTATCAAAGATGAGGCTGCTTATTACGATATTTTTGAAGTCTATAGCAGGTCATAG